AAGATGCTATCGATTTTGGTTGTTTTAATATAAGCAAACGTGCTTTTTTCCATGCCTGTGATTGTTCCACCACCTCAAAATACTTCTCTGCTATTTTTAAATAAGATGCCGAAAAATATTTGGTCATAAACCCACCAACCACTTCTGTATTTACATTAGAAGATTTATGAACCTGTTGTAAAAACATTTCAAACAACTCTAATGATTTAGGTACTTTAATTAATGCCAATGCTACCGAATCTAACTTCTCTAGCGAAGTTTTGTAGGTTACCTCTATAGACAATTTATTCAACAACAAGTTTTGTTCAATTGCTTTTTGTTGACTGGCATAATTCCAAATGGTGGTTACTTTGGTATTGTTGAGTGTACAATTCCAAATTCCAAAACGATCATTAAAAGTATGTATGCTTTCTACTTTTTTGTCTTTGATATAATCGAGCACCAACAACTCTGCATTGCTCCATGCTCGTAAAGATTTATCTGTGGTAGCCGGATATCTTGTTAATTGAATTTCTTTATCCTGGTAAATAAATGTTGTTTCCAATAATCTTACTAAAGTAGTTACTGCAATTCCAGTAACATTAATTTAAATTGTAAATCTTGTCTAGAGAGGCAATATCGCCAGCTTTGTTTCTTCTAAAGAAATGTTTTGCTTCTACTTCTTGAATAGAAGATTTCCCCATAGCAGCTACTACTTCTTTTACAGCATCAATAGTTTTTGCATGATAATTTTTAACACGTACATTTTTGTCTTCAACTACCAGCGCTTTTACCAAATCATCATCTTGTGTTGCAACTCCTACCGGACAACTATCTAAATTACATTCACGCGCCTGAATACACCCTAAACTTAGCATAAAACTACGTGCCATTCCAATTGCATCTGCTCCCAAAGCCAAATACTTTACTACATCAAAAGCATCAATTGCTTTACCACTTGCAATAATTTTTATTTGGTCTCTTAGGTCGTATTTCTTCAAAATTTGATCAACAAACGTTAATCCTTCTAACAAAGGAGTTCCTATATAGTTAGAAAACTCCAATGGCGCCGATCCTGTTCCTCCTTCTCCTCCATCCACTGCAATAAAATCTGGATAGTTTTTTGCATCGGCAAACGATTGTACCATTTCTTCTAGTTCATCATGGTCTCCTACGCAAAATTTCACTCCTACTGGTTTTCCCTCTGCTAACTCACGTACCTTTTGAATAAAGGTTATCATCTCTTCAAAATTAGAAAAAGCATCGTGACTTGGTGGTGAATCTACTCTTGTAAAAGGCTCTACAGAACGAATTTTTGCAATCTCTTCTGTATTTTTCTTCGCTGGTAAAATACCTCCATGACCTGGTTTTGCTCCTTGAGAAAATTTAATTTCAATCATTTTAACCTCTGGTCTTACTGCGTTTTTTTTAAAAATTTCATCATCAAAAACACGTTTACCATTTTCAGTTCTTCCAGCGCCAAAATATCCTGTTCCTACTTGAAAAATTAAATCACCTCCTTGTAAATGATATGGCGAAATACCTCCTTCTCCTGTATTATGTGCAAACCCTCCCATCTTTGTTCCTTGGTTTAATGCCATAATTGCATTTTTACTTAAAGATCCAAAAGACATTGCTGAAATATTGATAATAGAAGCGTTATATTTTTGTGTACACTTATCTGAGCCTATTAATACTCGTTCTCCTGAGATATCATGATGGTCTTTTGGAAATAACGAATGTTTTACAAATTCATATCCTTTTTCATAGAGATTATGCTGTGTACCAAAAGGAACTGTTTCTATTTCTTTTTTCGCTCTTTGATAAACAATACTTCGCTTCTCTCTATTAATAGGAGTTCCATTTAAATCATCTTCAATAAAATATTGCTGTATCTTTTCACGTTCTTCTTCAAAAATCCAACGAACGCGTGCTACGATTGGGAAAGACCTCCATAGGGAATGTTTGTCTTGAAACGCATCATACAAACCTAAAAGTAATAGAATAACACTGGTAGATAACATTATTACCGTACCAACATCGGGTGTAAAATATACCAATACTCCACAGCTTACTACTGCAAGTATTAATACAGTTAATATGGTATTTCTCATTTTTGTTAGTTTTGTCGCCTAAAAATACAGTTTTTTAGACATAAAAAAAGCTCTAACTGATGTTAGAGCTTCTTTGTATGTGTGTACTACAAAATTACTTCTTGAATTTCGCGTATTTGTTTTTGAACTTATCAATACGTCCAGCAGTATCAACTAACTTAGACTTACCAGTATAGAACGGGTGAGAAGTTCTAGAAATTTCCAATTTAATTAATGGATACTCAACTCCTTCAACCTCTAAAGTTTCTTTTGTATTTGCAGTAGAACGAGTTAAAAACACATCTCCGTTAGACATATCTTTAAATGCAACCATTCTATAATTTTCTGGATGTATACCTTTTTTCATCTCTGTATAATTTAAATCTTTTATTTTTGGCT
The sequence above is a segment of the Tenacibaculum sp. 190130A14a genome. Coding sequences within it:
- a CDS encoding type B 50S ribosomal protein L31, whose product is MKKGIHPENYRMVAFKDMSNGDVFLTRSTANTKETLEVEGVEYPLIKLEISRTSHPFYTGKSKLVDTAGRIDKFKNKYAKFKK
- a CDS encoding FMN-binding glutamate synthase family protein, with translation MRNTILTVLILAVVSCGVLVYFTPDVGTVIMLSTSVILLLLGLYDAFQDKHSLWRSFPIVARVRWIFEEEREKIQQYFIEDDLNGTPINREKRSIVYQRAKKEIETVPFGTQHNLYEKGYEFVKHSLFPKDHHDISGERVLIGSDKCTQKYNASIINISAMSFGSLSKNAIMALNQGTKMGGFAHNTGEGGISPYHLQGGDLIFQVGTGYFGAGRTENGKRVFDDEIFKKNAVRPEVKMIEIKFSQGAKPGHGGILPAKKNTEEIAKIRSVEPFTRVDSPPSHDAFSNFEEMITFIQKVRELAEGKPVGVKFCVGDHDELEEMVQSFADAKNYPDFIAVDGGEGGTGSAPLEFSNYIGTPLLEGLTFVDQILKKYDLRDQIKIIASGKAIDAFDVVKYLALGADAIGMARSFMLSLGCIQARECNLDSCPVGVATQDDDLVKALVVEDKNVRVKNYHAKTIDAVKEVVAAMGKSSIQEVEAKHFFRRNKAGDIASLDKIYNLN